Genomic segment of Anaerosporomusa subterranea:
CGTTCTAAATCAGGCAAATCCTGCTGAACAGCAAGCTTCCCACGGCGAATCTTAACCTTTTCCTTTTCAAACGGTTCAACCGTTTGTTTCGCTAATGATAGCTGCAAATCTGATAGCAGGATGACCGGACACTGGTATTCTTCAGCCAGATTAAACGCCTCAGCCATGTCATAGAAAGCTTCCTCAGCAGTACTCGGAGCCATGACCACTTTAGGTATTTCACCGTGTGTGGAAAAAAGCATGGAAAGGATATCAGATTGCTCATGTTTGGTCGGAAGACCAGTACTAGGACCGCCGCGCTGTACATTAACAATTACAACAGGGGTTTCTGTCATGCCGGCCAGGCCTATGGCCTCGGTCATTAGTGAAAGTCCCGGTCCAGAAGACGCCGTGAAGGCACGAACCCCAGCATAGTTGGCGCCGATCGCCATCGTGCAAGCGGCAATTTCGTCCTCTGTCTGAATAACCAAGCCGCCGAGCTCTGGTAATTTGTCAACAAGATACTCCATGATATCCGAAGCAGGTGTAATAGGATATGCCGACAACAATCTTGCCCCGCCAGCCAAAGCCCCGAGCGCGATGGCTTCGTTGCCAGTCATCAGCATGCGTCGTTTAGCAACAGGTGGCATCAGCTTGAACTGTGGCGAGTGCGCATTTTCCGTTGACTACTAGCTAAACCAGCTTGTAATGCCTGAATATTGGTTTTTATCATCGCATCGCCTTTTTTTTGAAATACCTCTTGCACCAGCGGCTCAAGCTGTTCAAAAGTCAGACCCAATATAGCTCCTACCGCCCCTACTGCCACCATATTCTTCGATTGAACCGCTCCCGCTTGTTTAGCCATATCCGAAAACGGTATAGCAACGACTGTTGCTTTGCAATCGTTTGGAACTAAAGGTCCAAATTTGCTATCGGCAATAATCAGGCCGCCTTCGCGCAGTTCTCCCGCACTGACATTGATGGTTTCTTGATCAAATGCAATCAAAATATCAATATGGCCGTTCAATGTGCGCACTGGACGTAACGACACGCGGACTGTGCTACTGGTGTGCCCACCCTTGATTCGGGAAGAAAATTGGCGATACGAATAGATATGGTATCCATTGCGACTTAAGCCGATTGCCAACATTTCGCCAGCACTTTCAATTCCCTCGCCTTGTTGCCCTCCTACCTTCCAAGTTAATTCAGTCAGCATAATAGCACCTCGTTTCTGAAAATCCCCTACTTTACCTTATACAATAAAGGTTTGCAATTGTCAAACGATTACAAAACAAAAAACCTATGCGATTAGTTAGTTATTAGGTTTACGATGAACAAAATAGGCTTCGCGGTTATTCCGCAAAGCCTATTTTAAAGTGCTGTGATGTTTTTATGATATATTGCAAAGCCTGACTACTTTTCCATTTTTGGTGTATCTACCGGTTGCAATATGTGTCGTGCTATTTTAGCTACGCTTAATCTAATTATTCGAGGAGCCAACTGCGATCCCAATTAAAAATGCAGCAATTTCACGCATCGCATTGTCATGACGGTGTCTTTCTCTTTCCTGACGGTGATGCCATTCCCGTTCACTCTCATTATGGCGTCGCCTCATTTCTCGTTCGTGCCGTTCATTTTCTCGGCGCTGCCGTTCAGCATGCTCACGTCGTCTTTCATTATCGTGGTGATGTCTAGAATCTAGTTGTACAATCCGTTGTGAACCGTCATTATGAAAGGGTGAGGCTTCAATTACCGATGCACCAAACCCTACTTGCATGATGCCCACCATTGAATAAATCACGATTTTCTTTGTTAAGCTATTCAAAAAACATCCCTCCAGCTTTTTACTGCCTTCACTATAACATGTAAATGCGACAAAAATATGACAGTTTCAATAAGAATGCTAAATAGCGCAAAATATAAAGCTCTAACCTTCGGCCAGAGCAAGCAACTAAATCACGCATGTCCTTTCATCATCAATAACAACATTACGAAAAGAATCAATCAGGACCAACGGATTATAAAATTAAGCGGCCTACTGAAAACTCAGTAAGCCGCTTCTTAATTGATGGTGCGAGTGACCGGGGTCGAACCGGTACGATTGTCACCAACCGACGGATTTTAAGTCCGTTGCGTCTGCCTGTTCCGCCACACTCGCATAGTAAAATTGCTATGAAACTAAAACCGCCTGGACGGCGGTTTATGAAATTTTGGAGGCGGCACCCAGATTTGAACTGGGGAATAGAGGTTTTGCAGACCTCTGCCTTACCACTTGGCTATGCCGCCAAAACATGGAGCGGAAAACGAGATTCGAACTCGCGACCCTCGCCTTGGCAAGGCGATGCTCTACCGCTGAGCTACTTCCGCATTAGAGTTTATATGGTGCCGCAGGGCGGAATCGAACCGTCGACACGAGGATTTTCAGTCCTCTGCTCTACCGACTGAGCTACCGCGGCGAATAAAAATGGCGACCCTGAACGGATTTGAACCGTCGATCTCCGCCGTGACAGGGCGGCATGTTAGACCGCTACACCACAGGGCCGCATCGCATAATCTATTGTATAGAAACTACCGGGATATGTCAACCACTTTTTAAAAAATCCTGTTCAGGAATTGTTACCAGTTAATCTGCCAATACACGCTTAACAACTTCCTTGATTTGCGAGTGATCGAAGGGTTTAACGATAAAGCCCGAGGCTCCTGCCTTTATGGCATCGGTAATAATCGCTTTCTGCCCGATAGCAGTTACCATAATAATGCGAGCTGTAGGGTCTTCATCACGGATGATCTTAACCGCTTCGATGCCATCCATCACCGGCATGGTAATATCCATTGTCGTTAAATCAGGCTTGTGCTGTCTGTGCAGTTGGACTGCCTGACTACCGTCCCCTGCTTCATCAACCACCTCGTGCCCGTTTTCAACTAATGCTTTTTTCAATATCATTCGCATAAACATCGAATCATCACATACGAGAATTCTGGCCAAACTATGCCCCCCTAACTACAAACCCGCTTTTTGATACAGCTCAAAAAAATGATGAGTTGGCCCAACACCATGACCTAGAGAAAATCCATGCGTAATCGCTCCTGTGATGTAGTATTTTGCTTGTCGCACGGCCTGTTCAATGGAAAGTTTTTGTGCCAACCCAGCTGCTATTGCTGAAGAAAATGTACAACCGGTCCCGTGGGTATGAATCGTATTAATACGCTCGTTCTCAAAATAGACAAAGCTATGTCCATCAAAGAGTATATCACAGGCCGCCCCTTCCAAATGACCGCCTTTTACGACGATATGTTTAGGACCCAGGGCGTGCAGCGCACGAGCAGCTTCTTCCATATCATTTCGAGTGTTCACAGAAAAGCCCACAAGCTCTCCCGCCTCAAACAAGTTCGGGGTAACGACATCCGCCATAGGGAACAACTGTTCCTTTAGTGCCGTCATAGCCTCGGGATGCAGCAGCCGACTACCACTTTTAGAGATCATGACCGGATCAACCACAATAGATTTTGCCTGATATTGGCGCAAAGTGGCCGCTACTGTGCGGGTTATGGCCGCACTTGAAAGCATGCCAATTTTGACTGCACCGACTGGAATATCCTCAAATACAGCAGCGATTTGCGCCGCAATGATTGCTTCGTCCAATTCACGAATCGCGCTGACGCCAAGCGTATTTTGCGCTGTAATGGCAGTTATCGCGCTCATTCCGAAAACGCCTAGAGCAGAAAATGTTTTTAAATCTGCTTGTATTCCGGCTCCGCCGGAAGAATCAGATCCTGCAATCGTTAGAGCTGTTGCAAGCATGAATATCGTCCTTTCTTACCTTAAACATTATCAGCTAGTAATCTGCGCAGATCAAAAAGTACGGGTTGAAGTCGGACAGTCAATTTTTCGGCTAGGTCATCTACTGTTTTTGAATCAAAGTCAGTAACGATTTGAGGCAGTCTGCGAATGCGGCGTTCGCAGAAAAATTCGTCACGATAGATATTATAATAAATGGTTAGATTGCTCTCCGACGAGAAATCACTGTAATCAATAATGATAAATGAGCCATTAACAATTTTCACCGGCTGTTCCGGTCGGATAAATAATTCAAATCCGCAGATATCCTCTGGGAGCATAAAGTTTTTCTCAAGGATGTTCTTCGTGATAAAGATACTTCCCAGTTCGGACTTATTAAAAGCAGCTAAAGCCTGCAGTGTTCCGATCAAGCGTTCTTTTAGAATCTGTTCGAAAGCAGCCAAATCGGGAGAAATATATTGTATATCGCAAAAGTCAAATAAGCCAATCACTCTGTGAAACATGAATTCTTTTGTCGCCATATCATACAACGCATAAGCATCACGACGTGTCTCCGGACAACGATACCAAAAGAGAAATAGCTTTGCTTCTTCTTGAACAATATTCCGTTCTAAGCGAAAGCCATGCAATTCCTCTGGCAATTTTTTCAAAAAATCCCACTGTTCTACTTGCTCGATGATTTTGTCCAATTAGCTTCACTCCTAGTATCTATTACTTCTTCCTCGAAACGGCAAAACCCTGCAAGCCGTAACCAAAATCAGTAACGATGAATACTATGGAGTAATCTTAAAACAGATGGAGGAAAAGTATGAAAAGGAAAACGTTTCGAATCCTTCTTGCTGTGAGCTTGGCTGTCATGATGCTGATTATTTCCGGCTGCAGTCAACCTCAAGCTCCTCAAACCACGGCTGCCAAGGGTCCAACCTGGGCACCCAAGCTTCAACCCCTGCCACAACAAGTTGTCGTAACGGTTGGCATGAAGCAAGTCATTTCAGATGCCGGCATACTGATCGGTATGGAAAAAGGCTACTACCGGGACCTGGGGATTAAAATTGAGGGTGTACAATTTAACTCTGGCCAAGAAATGATCAATCAACTGGCCGCTGGTCAGTTGGACGTCGGTGCAACAGTTACTGCTTCGGGACTTTTAAATGCTATGTCACGAGATATCCCGGTAAAGATCGTGGCAGACAAAGGCATTAACGTTCCTGGTAAAGGCTACTATCGCTTAGTTATTCGCAAAGACTTGGTACCTACTCTAAAGAACTTTACTGATCTCAAAGGAAAACGGATCGCTGTTGTCGGAACAGCATCGCTAGATGAAATTGCGTTAGTCCGAGTACTAGAAAAGGGCGGGCTGACCACTAAGGATATCGATATGCAAGTCATCCGCTCCTTCCCAGACATGCTGGTATCACTTGCTAATAAAAGCATCGACGCAGCCATGGTGATTGAACCATTCGTCACTCAAGGAATGTCAAAAGGCTTTATTGACCCCTGGAAAGACCCCTCTGAATATGACCCCGACGCGCAAACTGCCTTCGTTGTATTTGGTGCAAAAATGGCCCAAAACAAGGATGTTGCTAATCGCTTCATGACTGCATATATTAAGTCAGTGCGTGATTACAATGACGGTTTTTTCAAGAATAAGAACAAGCAGGAGATAATTAGCATCCTGGTCAAATCCTCTGTCATTAAAGATCCAAAACTATACGACCAGATGTTTCCCACCGGCCTCAACCCTGACGGCTATGTCCGCATGAAAGGCCTTGAGCAAGACGTGGCTTGGTATAAAGCCAATAATCTCTTGAAGTCGCCTGACCTAAAAACGGCTGACACAGTTGACAATAGCTTTGTCGATTTCGCACTCTCAACTTTGGGAAAATACTAATTGTATTTTCCGTCACTCGGAGGTGACTGATGCCAGGACAGAACAAAGATAATTCTGCCGCCATCCGTCTCTTGTCTGTATTGTCACCGCTGACGCTCCTGTTGCTTTGGGAAATTCTCGCTCGCGTCAACATTATCGACATTAGACTATTCTCCAGCCCATCACTGATCTTCAAATCCTTCATTCCGCTGTTGATATCTGGCGAACTACTTTACAATACAGCTATCAGTGTTGAGCGGATATTTATCGGTTTTGCAGCTGGCGCCATTCCAGGTATTTTGATTGGAATGAGCATGGGTTTATCACCACTTATCCGCTCTGCAGTAGAACCAATGATCCAAGCTACATATCCGATTCCAAAATTGGCAATCATGCCGTTTATCCTCTTGGTATTCGGCATTGGCGAGCTATCCAAAGTATTCACGATTGCGATCGGGGTTTTTTACCTAGTGGTCATCAATACGGTGGCGGGTGTGCTGAATATTGAAAAGATTTATCTAGACGTAGCGAAAAACTTTGGTGCTAGCCGCAAAGATTTCTATATAACAGTCGCCTTTCCTGGTGCCCTGCCAATGATTTTTGCCGGCCTAAAGCTAGGCATGGGCATGGCACTAATTCTGGTCGTCGCAGCCGAAATGTCGGCCGCAAAGGCAGGCGTCGGCTGGATGATTTGGCGGTCATACGATATGTTCGATATAGAACAAATGTTTGTAGCGCTGATCGTGCTTTCTTTTCTCGGCTATCTCTTCACACTTATGCTTGACGCCATTGAACGCTGGGTGTTGCCTTGGAAACAGCA
This window contains:
- the thiD gene encoding bifunctional hydroxymethylpyrimidine kinase/phosphomethylpyrimidine kinase, translating into MLATALTIAGSDSSGGAGIQADLKTFSALGVFGMSAITAITAQNTLGVSAIRELDEAIIAAQIAAVFEDIPVGAVKIGMLSSAAITRTVAATLRQYQAKSIVVDPVMISKSGSRLLHPEAMTALKEQLFPMADVVTPNLFEAGELVGFSVNTRNDMEEAARALHALGPKHIVVKGGHLEGAACDILFDGHSFVYFENERINTIHTHGTGCTFSSAIAAGLAQKLSIEQAVRQAKYYITGAITHGFSLGHGVGPTHHFFELYQKAGL
- a CDS encoding response regulator — translated: MARILVCDDSMFMRMILKKALVENGHEVVDEAGDGSQAVQLHRQHKPDLTTMDITMPVMDGIEAVKIIRDEDPTARIIMVTAIGQKAIITDAIKAGASGFIVKPFDHSQIKEVVKRVLAD
- a CDS encoding ABC transporter permease — protein: MPGQNKDNSAAIRLLSVLSPLTLLLLWEILARVNIIDIRLFSSPSLIFKSFIPLLISGELLYNTAISVERIFIGFAAGAIPGILIGMSMGLSPLIRSAVEPMIQATYPIPKLAIMPFILLVFGIGELSKVFTIAIGVFYLVVINTVAGVLNIEKIYLDVAKNFGASRKDFYITVAFPGALPMIFAGLKLGMGMALILVVAAEMSAAKAGVGWMIWRSYDMFDIEQMFVALIVLSFLGYLFTLMLDAIERWVLPWKQHCR
- a CDS encoding ABC transporter substrate-binding protein translates to MKRKTFRILLAVSLAVMMLIISGCSQPQAPQTTAAKGPTWAPKLQPLPQQVVVTVGMKQVISDAGILIGMEKGYYRDLGIKIEGVQFNSGQEMINQLAAGQLDVGATVTASGLLNAMSRDIPVKIVADKGINVPGKGYYRLVIRKDLVPTLKNFTDLKGKRIAVVGTASLDEIALVRVLEKGGLTTKDIDMQVIRSFPDMLVSLANKSIDAAMVIEPFVTQGMSKGFIDPWKDPSEYDPDAQTAFVVFGAKMAQNKDVANRFMTAYIKSVRDYNDGFFKNKNKQEIISILVKSSVIKDPKLYDQMFPTGLNPDGYVRMKGLEQDVAWYKANNLLKSPDLKTADTVDNSFVDFALSTLGKY